The following nucleotide sequence is from Poecilia reticulata strain Guanapo unplaced genomic scaffold, Guppy_female_1.0+MT scaffold_1333, whole genome shotgun sequence.
GGTTTTAGtgaggaaagagcaaaagatgAGGCGTAAAAGGCCACTAGCAGAAGCTGCAACAGACAAGGATCAGCAACccagaaagagacagagaactGGCAAGAAGGCAGAAAAgcaggtaaacacacacagcatcaCACTTTCCTTTATGACTCTTTGTTGTGGACGATTTAGTTTAGATATCTGGTGTTTAACACAATCACACTCATGTTTACTTTCCCAGGCCTCGGTTTCAGaggagacaaacaaaaagtggagaagaaagaagaaaaccgACATTAAAGATCTAAAAGAACCAAGAAAGCGAACAAAGAAGTCAAAAGGTCTGATTCACTACCAGAGATGGGATTTGCTCACctaaaataaatgagttttttttcttccctcatGTTAAATATCAGTTACTGCTC
It contains:
- the LOC103461404 gene encoding transcription factor iws1-like, whose translation is MRRKRPLAEAATDKDQQPRKRQRTGKKAEKQASVSEETNKKWRRKKKTDIKDLKEPRKRTKKSKDEQNVEKPKRRRKRRQDGENLAGASKAPKKRRSSPCPDTE